A genomic region of Gymnogyps californianus isolate 813 unplaced genomic scaffold, ASM1813914v2 HiC_scaffold_49, whole genome shotgun sequence contains the following coding sequences:
- the LOC127028938 gene encoding endoplasmic reticulum-Golgi intermediate compartment protein 3-like produces MASLWRLKRFDAFPKPLEDFRVKTCGGALVTAVSGLIVVLLFFSELQYYLPKEVQYPSQCTDWVCFRQHSNKAFMQVTSDGRSRKAYR; encoded by the exons ATGGCCTCGCTGTGGCGGCTGAAGCGGTTCGATGCCTTCCCCAAGCCCCTGGAAGACTTTCGGGTCAAGACGTGCGGGGGCGCGCTGG TGACGGCTGTCAGCGGGCTCATCgtggtgctgcttttcttctcggAGCTGCAGTACTACCTCCCCAAGGAG GTCCAGTATCCGTCACAGTGTACTGACTGGGTCTGCTTCAGACAACATTCTAACAAAGCCTTTATGCAAGTAACGTCTGATGGACGCTCCAGGAAGGCTTACAGATAG